From Medicago truncatula cultivar Jemalong A17 chromosome 7, MtrunA17r5.0-ANR, whole genome shotgun sequence, a single genomic window includes:
- the LOC25499259 gene encoding protein root UVB sensitive 2, chloroplastic produces the protein MEKNEENPLFWYETSNSVSCRHQFQPDGQLSVTLVDDFRPLYQKLACSFMNKFFPSGYPYSVNEGYLRYTQFRAVQHVTSAALSVLSTQSLLIAAGLRPTPAQATAVSWILKDGMQHVGKLICSNWGARMDSDPKRWRLLADVLYDVGMGLEVLSPLCPHLFLEMAGLGNFAKGMAVVAARATRLPIYSSFAKEGNLSDLFAKGEAFSTLCNVVGIGVGIRLASTVCSSMQGKLVVCPLLSIIHIYCVSEEMRATPINTLNPRRTAMVVTDFLKAGIVSSPADLRYKEDLLFPVRVKEDAGNVRVGKALHEVIKPSKLTELKQLFPKEKFLLNRGGKCIDMVLKQDASGEDALRGWLVAAFAAQIESSSHELSASVLQEAYEKMNGVFPVFLKELQNKGWHTDRFLDGTGSRFAF, from the exons ATGGAGAAAAACGAAGAAAATCCTCTCTTCTGGTACGAAACTTCCAACTCCGTTTCTTGCCGTCATCAATTTCAACCCGACGGTCAACTCTCC GTAACTCTTGTTGATGATTTTAGACCTTTATATCAAAAGCTTGCTTGTTCTTTCATGAACAAATTCTTCCCCTCAGGATATCCTTACAG TGTGAATGAAGGTTATCTTAGATACACGCAGTTTCGAGCAGTACAACATGTTACCAGTGCTGCATTGTCAGTCTTATCTACTCAG TCACTGCTAATTGCTGCAGGGTTGAGGCCCACCCCTGCACAAGCAACTGCTGTTAGCTGG ATTTTGAAGGATGGAATGCAACATGTAGGGAAGCTAATATGTAGCAATTGGGGCGCAAGAATGGATTCTGACCCTAAACGATGGAGGTTACTAG CCGATGTGCTTTACGATGTAGGCATGGGCTTGGAAGTGCTTTCTCCGTTATGCCCACATCTTTTTCTTGAAATGGCAGGCCTAGGAAATTTTGCTaag GGGATGGCTGTTGTTGCAGCTAGAGCAACACGATTGCCTATATATTCTTCATTTGCTAAAGAAGGAAATCTCAGCGACCTATTTGCTAAAGGAGAGGCTTTTTCAACTCTCTGTAATGTTGTGGGAATTGGAGTTGGGATTCGATTAGCATCTACTGTCTGTTCATCAATGCAGGGAAAG TTGGTTGTGTGTCCGCTCCTTTCGATTATACATATATACTGCGTGTCTGAAGAGATGAGAGCAACTCCTATCAATACTTTGAATCCACGGAGAACTGCAATGGTCGTGACTGATTTTCTCAAG GCAGGAATTGTATCAAGCCCTGCTGACCTAAGATATAAAGAAGATCTGCTTTTTCCTGTGAGAGTCAAAGAAGATGCTGGAAATGTAAGAGTTGGCAAGGCTTTACACGAGGTTATTAAGCCTTCCAAGCTTACTGAATTAAAACAGTTATTCCCTAAGGAGAAGTTTCTTTTAAATCGTGGGGGTAAATGCATTGACATGGTATTGAAGCAAGATGCTAGTGGCGAAGATGCATTGAGAGGGTGGCTAGTTGCTGCATTTGCTGCGCAAATTGAGAGTTCTTCCCATGAGCTTAGTGCTAGTGTTCTGCAAGAGGCCTATGAGAAAATGAATGGAGTCTTTCCtgtatttttaaaagaattacAGAACAAAGGGTGGCACACTGATCGCTTTCTGGATGGAACTGGGAGCCGCTTCGCATTCtag
- the LOC25499260 gene encoding transcription factor MYB13 — protein sequence MGRAPCCEKMGLKKGPWTTEEDRILINHINTYGHSNWRALPKQAGLLRCGKSCRLRWANYLKPDIKRGNFTKEEEDAIINLHQTLGNRWSTIAARLPGRTDNEIKNVWHTHLKKRLPQNQHEHNNSTKRNKKQTKLDFHVDASKSDQDTKQEQHHEDDRPQCSSDMSSHNNSSIATSNNDNDISISYNNINNNNDVVDSAENNFALDDDFWCEVLSSDNSSIETSGVMDIGVDNYQFQAPLGTEEGVFDSSSLSLCQDMDFWHDVYARAEEITELLEL from the exons ATGGGAAGAGCTCCATGCTGTGAGAAAATGGGGTTGAAGAAAGGGCCATGGACTACAGAAGAAGATCGAATCCTCATCAATCACATAAACACTTATGGTCATTCCAATTGGCGTGCTCTTCCCAAACAAGCtg GATTGCTACGGTGTGGAAAGAGTTGCAGATTACGATGGGCAAATTATCTGAAGCCGGATATCAAAAGAGGTAACTTCACCAAAGAAGAAGAGGATGCAATAATCAATTTGCATCAAACGTTAGGAAACag ATGGTCAACTATTGCAGCAAGATTACCCGGACGAACAGATAACGAGATAAAAAATGTATGGCACACCCATTTGAAGAAAAGGCTGCCACAAAACCaacatgaacacaacaacagcacaaaacgaaacaaaaaacaaaccaaGTTGGACTTTCATGTCGACGCCTCCAAATCAGACCAAGACACCaaacaagaacaacatcatGAGGATGATAGGCCACAATGTTCTAGTGACATGTCATCACATAATAATAGTAGCATTGCTACTTcaaataatgataatgatatatCTATAAGTTACAATAATATCAACAATAataatgatgttgttgattcgGCAGAAAATAATTTTGCATTGGATGATGATTTTTGGTGTGAAGTTTTGTCATCCGATAATTCTAGCATTGAGACAAGTGGTGTTATGGACATTGGTGTTGATAATTATCAATTTCAAGCTCCATTAGGAACTGAAGAAGGAGTTTTTGATTCTAGTTCATTGAGTTTATGCCAAGATATGGACTTCTGGCATGATGTTTATGCGAGAGCTGAGGAAATAACGGAGTTACTAGAATTATGA
- the LOC25499261 gene encoding pre-mRNA-splicing factor SLU7-A yields the protein MATASVAFKSREDHRKQIELEEARKAGLAPAEVDEDGKEINPHIPQYMSSAPWYLNAERPSLKHQRKWKSDPNYTTSWYDRGAKTFQAQKYRKGACENCGAMTHNAKACMERPRKVGAKHTDKHIAADEKVETFELDYDGKRDRWNGYDASTYARVIERYEARDDARKKFLKEQQLKRLEKGDQNDEGAAIDEAEDEDDLRVDEAKVDESKQMDFAKVEKRVRTTGGGSTGTVRNLRIREDTAKYLLNLDVNSAHYDPKTRSMREDPLPEADPNEKFYLGDNQYRSSGQALEFKDLNIHAWEAFDKGQDVHMQAAPSQAELLYKNFKVMKEKLKSQTKDTIIEKYGNAADEDKLPRELLLGQSERQVEYDRAGRIVKGQEVAIPRSKYEEDVYINNHTTVWGSWWKDHQWGFKCCKQTIRNSYCTGAAGIEAAEAAGDLMRANIARKESAAEDPKPIEEKRPATWGTDVPDDVVLDEKLLADALKKEDQRKREEKDERKRKYNVRWNDQVTQEDMEAYRMKKVHHDDPMKNFS from the exons ATGGCAACAGCTTCAG TGGCATTCAAATCCAGAGAGGATCATCGAAAACAAATTGAGCTTGAGGAAGCTCGTAAAGCCGGACTTGCACCTGCTGAGGTTGATGAAGATGGCAAGGAAATCAATCCCCATATTCCTCAGTATATGTCATCTGCACCTTGGTATCTTAATGCCGAAAGACCC AGTTTGAAACATCAAAGGAAATGGAAATCTGATCCCAACTACACCACATCATGGTACGATAGAGGTGCTAAAACTTTTCAGGCCCAGAAGTATAGGAAAGGTGCATGTGAGAA CTGCGGAGCTATGACACATAATGCCAAGGCATGCATGGAAAGACCGCGGAAAGTAGGAGCAAAGCATACAGACAAGCACATTGCTGCTGATGAAAAGGTAGAAACTTTTGAGCTTGACTATGATGGCAAACGGGACAGATGGAATGGTTATGATGCTTCAACATATGCTCGAGTCATTGAGAGATATGAAGCCCGAGACGACGCTCGAAAGAAGTTCTTGAAGGAACAACAGCTGAAGAGATTGGAGAAGGGCGACCAAAATGATGAGGGTGCTGCAATTGATGAggctgaagatgaagatgatttaAGGGTAGACGAGGCAAAGGTTGATGAAAGCAAACAGATGGATTTTGCAAAGGTTGAGAAGCGTGTGCGAACAACAGGTGGTGGGAGTACAGGAACTGTGAG GAACCTACGTATTCGAGAGGATACTGCAAAATATCTTCTCAATCTTGATGTCAATTCTGCACATTATGACCCCAAGACCAGGTCCATGCGTGAAGATCCTCTTCCAGAGGCAGATCCAAATGAAAAGTTTTACTTG GGTGATAACCAATATAGAAGTAGTGGTCAAGCTTTGGAATTCAAGGACTTAAACATCCATGCCTGGGAAGCATTTGACAAGGGACAAGATGTTCACATGCAAGCGGCTCCTTCCCAAGCTGAATTgctctataaaaatttcaaggtCATGAAGGAGAAATTGAAGTCTCAAACAAAGGACACTATTATTGAGAAGTATGGCAATGCAGCTGACGAGGACAAACTTCCAAGAGAACTTCTTCTGGGTCAGAGTGAGAGGCAAGTTGAGTATGATCGTGCTGGTAGAATTGTTAAGGGACAG GAAGTCGCAATCCCCAGAAGCAAGTATGAAGAGGATGTTTACATCAACAACCACACAACTGTTTGGGGCTCATGGTGGAAGGATCACCAGTGGGGTTTTAAGTGCTGCAAACAGACAATACGTAATAGCTATTGCACTGGTGCTGCTGGTATTGAGGCTGCCGAGGCTGCAGGTGATCTTATGAGAGCTAATATTGCACGTAAGGAGTCTGCTGCAG AGGATCCTAAACCAATAGAAGAAAAAAGGCCTGCTACGTGGGGAACTGATGTTCCAGACGACGTAGTTCTGgatgaaaaattgcttgccgaTGCACTCAAAAAG GAGGAtcaaagaaagagagaagagaaagatgaGAGGAAGCGTAAATATAATGTCAGATGGAATGATCAG GTAACTCAAGAGGATATGGAGGCATACAGGATGAAGAAAGTACATCACGATGACCCAATGAAGAATTTTTCCTGA
- the LOC25499262 gene encoding uncharacterized protein, translating to MSCISLRLPPARKVWKSFTSKLGSKLHNIRKSKAMKKQRKHLNTKAIKPSTSITTKAPKFLASKRFRRKKLATVRSVFCSFNKKPAPVYIDKLFREPPCDLVGYLKPRTPIQRPQIEITAKIGDYQLEKKDVPEGASNRSCDRTNTSDDMWESVALASPQMQGIDERAEEFINRFRKQMAAQERLARNL from the coding sequence ATGTCTTGCATAAGCCTAAGGCTTCCACCTGCTAGAAAGGTATGGAAGAGCTTCACTTCTAAACTTGGTAGTAAACTTCATAACATTCGTAAATCCAAAGCcatgaaaaaacaaagaaaacatcTGAACACTAAAGCTATAAAACCATCAACCAGTATCACTACTAAGGCACCTAAATTCCTTGCTAGTAAGCGTTTTCGGCGCAAAAAGTTGGCCACTGTTAGAAGTGTATTCTGCAGCTTCAACAAAAAGCCAGCACCTGTTTATATTGATAAGCTCTTCAGAGAGCCTCCATGTGACTTAGTGGGTTATTTGAAGCCACGGACACCAATTCAAAGACCACAAATCGAAATAACTGCGAAGATTGGTGATTATCAACTAGAGAAAAAAGACGTGCCAGAAGGAGCAAGCAATCGATCATGTGACAGAACTAATACATCAGATGATATGTGGGAGTCGGTAGCATTAGCTTCACCTCAAATGCAAGGAATTGATGAACGAGCAGAGGAGTTCATTAACAGGTTCAGAAAACAGATGGCGGCACAGGAAAGATTAGCAAGAAATTTGTAG
- the LOC25499263 gene encoding uncharacterized protein encodes MKKNTTTTMASLSITLLPLLFCLLLSPSQSAQASPHLPGFLYTRNRGTCTPQFWSGRKETWPRMVPETSTVSNVFGWRVYKRYRSDLTLLEATTRNDEVDNPFGALLKEGTTALINSYARQGFPYKPWQVKTLVMQGFVSEVAAASQAKHFSLANHACS; translated from the exons atgaAGAAGAACACGACAACAACTATGGCTTCTCTTTCAATCAcacttcttcctcttctcttttGTCTTCTCTTATCACCTTCCCAATCAGCTCAAGCTTCACCCCATTTGCCAGGCTTCCTCTACACAAGAAACAGAGGAACATGCACTCCACA GTTTTGGAGTGGGAGAAAAGAGACATGGCCAAGGATGGTACCGGAGACATCAACAGTATCCaatgtgtttggatggagagtTTATAAACGGTACAGATCAGATCTAACATTGCTCGAAGCAACGACTAGGAATGATGAAGTAGATAACCCCTTTGGAGCATTGTTGAAAGAAGGAACAACAGCATTGATAAACTCGTATGCAAGACAAGGTTTTCCTTATAAGCCATGGCAGGTTAAGACTTTGGTGATGCAAGGTTTTGTTTCTGAGGTTGCTGCTGCTTCTCAAGCCAAACATTTCTCCTTGGCTAATCATGCTTGCTCCTAA
- the LOC25499264 gene encoding legumin J: protein MAKTKSLLITLCLLLFFCSARQLPPRHQSESCQLDSIDALEPDNSIESEAGLTETWDANHPELRCVGVSVLKRTINPNGLHLPSYVTYPELHFVEQGTGVLGLAIPGCGETYEEPQWEKGGRPQQPQDRHQKVRYVKQGDLIAIPPGVPYWTYNYGNTPLIIVTLLDTSNKLNQLDRIPRRFYLAGNPVKQSGRKRGDKEEETNNMFSGFDSRFLGQVLKVKESIIRKLQSQDEQHRKHQIIHVKGGLSIIRPPLELEPEIRSEEAKTHREHGEKRVEEEEEVEDEPDKREHRKWRKETRKHREGEGEEEEVVEERETKTKEHCHHGEKERSHGERTRTREHEGQHNFFDETVCTLKLHENIADPSRADVFNPRAGRITNVNSLTLPVLKLLHLSAQWVYLYKDGIFVPHWNMNANSIMYVTRGRGRVQVVNSEGKSVFNGEVKRGRLLVVPQNFAVAEQAESEGLEYIVFKTNDRAEISTMIGRDSAISATPGEVLAHVFGLSPQEVNELKNNRNEGVLATPDSRIQDGYIAMV, encoded by the exons ATGGCAAAGACAAAATCTCTTCTGATCACACTTTGTTTGTTACTCTTCTTCTGTTCAGCACGACAGCTTCCACCACGTCATCAAAGTGAGTCGTGCCAACTAGATAGCATCGATGCATTGGAACCTGACAACAGCATTGAGTCAGAAGCAGGTCTGACTGAAACATGGGATGCTAATCACCCTGAGCTACGTTGTGTTGGTGTCTCTGTTCTCAAACGCACGATCAATCCTAATGGCCTTCACTTGCCATCTTATGTTACATATCCTGAACTCCATTTCGTAGAACAAG GAACGGGAGTATTGGGATTGGCAATTCCAGGATGTGGAGAGACATATGAAGAGCCACAATGGGAAAAAGGAGGAAGGCCACAACAACCACAGGATCGTCACCAGAAGGTTCGTTATGTGAAACAGGGTGACCTTATTGCTATTCCACCTGGTGTTCCTTACTGGACCTACAATTACGGCAATACCCCTCTTATTATTGTCACTCTCCTCGACACTTCCAATAAACTAAACCAACTCGATCGTATCCCAAGA AGATTTTATCTAGCTGGGAATCCAGTAAAACAGAGTGGAAGAAAGCGTGgtgataaagaagaagaaactaaCAACATGTTCAGTGGTTTTGATTCACGTTTCTTGGGACAAGTTTTGAAAGTGAAAGAAAGTATAATTAGAAAGCTTCAATCTCAAGATGAACAACATAGAAAGCACCAAATTATACATGTTAAAGGAGGTCTTAGTATTATAAGGCCACCTTTGGAATTGGAACCAGAAATAAGATCAGAAGAGGCAAAAACACATAGAGAGCATGGAGAAAAGAGAgtagaggaagaagaagaagttgaagaCGAACCAGATAAACGAGAACATCGAAAATGGCGAAAAGAGACAAGAAAACACAGAGAAggtgaaggagaagaagaggaagtggtagaagagagagaaacaaaaacTAAAGAGCATTGTCACCAtggtgaaaaagaaagaagccATGGTGAGAGAACAAGAACCAGAGAACATGAAGGACAACACAACTTCTTCGATGAAACTGTTTGCACATTGAAGCTTCATGAGAACATAGCTGATCCTTCACGTGCCGATGTGTTTAACCCAAGAGCAGGTCGTATAACGAATGTCAATAGTTTGACTCTCCCAGTTCTCAAATTGCTTCATCTTAGTGCCCAATGGGTTTACCTCTACAAG GATGGTATATTTGTGCCACATTGGAACATGAATGCGAACAGCATAATGTACGTAACAAGAGGAAGAGGGAGGGTTCAAGTGGTGAATAGTGAGGGAAAATCAGTGTTCAATGGAGAGGTAAAAAGGGGAAGATTGTTGGTGGTGCCGCAGAATTTCGCAGTGGCAGAACAGGCGGAGAGTGAGGGATTGGAATACATAGTTTTCAAAACAAATGATAGAGCTGAGATTAGTACAATGATAGGGCGTGATTCAGCGATTAGTGCAACACCTGGGGAAGTACTTGCTCATGTTTTTGGGCTTAGTCCACAAGAAGTGAATGAGTTGAAGAATAATCGTAATGAGGGTGTTTTGGCAACTCCTGATTCTCGAATTCAGGATGGCTATATTGCCATGGTGTAA